A part of Cryptococcus decagattii chromosome 2, complete sequence genomic DNA contains:
- a CDS encoding mitochondrial import inner membrane translocase subunit TIM22, with product MSIPLPSAMPLLPPIYLPGQEPLPAGTTDWERQEMQTALKYQRYMGMVMESCPLKVTIAGVGGLALGGFFSLMSATFAYEDPLSRASNQLTTTRAQTMFVFKEMGRNMWSSGKGFAKVGMVYSGVECCIEGYRAKNDIYNGVSAGFLTGAILARNAGPTAMLGGGVAFAAFSGAIDWWLRSAPADEI from the exons ATGTCAATCCCTCTTCCCAGCGCGATGCCCCTGTTACCGCCCATATATCTGCCGGGGCAAGAACCTCTTCCTGCCGGAACTACTGACTGGGAACGGCAAGAGATGCAAACCGCTCTGAAATACCAGAGATATATGGGTATGGTCATGGAAAGTTGCCCTCTGAAAGTTACCATTGCTGGCGTTGGAG GACTTGCCCTTGGTggctttttctctctcatGTCCGCTACTTTCGCATACGAAGACCCCTTGTCACGGGCCTCTAATCAACTCACGACGACAAGGGCTCAGACGATGTTTGTTTTCAAAGAGATGGGGAGGAACATGTGGTCTAGTGGTAAAGGGTTTGCCAAAGTTGGTATGGTGTACTCAGGCGTGGAATGCTGCATTGAAGGA TACAGAGCAAAGAACGACATCTATAACGGTGTCTCAGCAGGGTTCCTGACAGGAGCAATCTTAGCGCGTAACGCTGGGCCAACTGCTATGTTGGGTGGCGGTGTCGCTTTTGCTGCCTTCTCGGGCGCCATTGATTGGTGGCTACGCAGTGCGCCTGCCGA CGAAATTTAG